A part of Ziziphus jujuba cultivar Dongzao chromosome 8, ASM3175591v1 genomic DNA contains:
- the LOC107413825 gene encoding ras-related protein Rab2BV, with amino-acid sequence MAYKVDHEYDYLFKIVLIGDSGVGKSNILSRFTRNEFCLESKSTIGVEFATRTLQVEGKTVKAQIWDTAGQERYRAITSAYYRGAVGALLVYDITKRQTFDNVQRWLRELRDHADSNIVIMMAGNKADLNHLRAVSAEDAQVLAEKECLSFLETSALEAFNVEKAFQTILLDIYHIISKKALAAQEAASTTGLPQGTTINVANLSGNMNKKACCSN; translated from the exons ATGGCGTATAAGGTAGATCACGAATACGATTACCTCTTTAAGATAGTATTAATTGGAGATTCGGGCGTTGGAAAATCAAACATACTATCTAGGTTTACGAGAAACGAGTTCTGTTTGGAGTCTAAGTCCACCATTGGGGTTGAATTTGCAACTCGGACTTTACAG GTAGAAGGGAAGACAGTTAAGGCACAGATATGGGACACAGCTGGTCAGGAAAGATACAGAGCCATCACCAGTGCTTACTACAGAGGCGCTGTTGGTGCACTCCTGGTTTATGACATAACCAAGAGGCAAACATTTGACAATGTGCAGAGGTGGCTCCGTGAACTCAGGGACCATGCAGACTCGAATATTGTTATCATGATGGCTGGTAACAAAGCTGACCTGAATCATCTGAGAGCAGTCTCAGCAGAAGATGCTCAAGTCTTGGCTGAGAAGGAATGTCTTTCATTCCTGGAGACTTCAGCACTTGAAGCATTTAATGTTGAGAAGGCATTCCAGACCATTTTGTTGGATATATATCACATAATAAGCAAAAAGGCATTGGCAGCACAGGAGGCTGCTTCCACCACAGGGCTTCCTCAAGGCACTACCATTAATGTTGCAAATCTGTCAGGTAACATGAACAAGAAAGCTTGTTGCTCTAATTAA